A window of Candidatus Berkelbacteria bacterium genomic DNA:
TTTTAAAAGTTTTGACCGCAAGCTCCTGAACTTTTTTCACAATATCGTCCGGTAACTTTGCAGGAATTTCAAATGCCGCACCATACTCGTCGAGATACTTTGCTTCGTAAGAATAAAAGTCGTGATTGGGAATGACCTCGCCGGGGATAGAGGCAATCGGGTCGTCATTTCCGAGGACGGAACATTCAATTTCTCGTCCGGCGATATTTTCTTCAATAAGTATTTTCCTGTCGTACTTAAATGCTTCTCCGATTGCTGTCTTGAAATCTTTTTCCTCAATCACTTTACTGATTCCAACTGACGAACCCATATTTGCTGGTTTTACAAAAAACGGCAATCCTAAATTTTTGACAACCTCATCATAAATCGGAATTTCCTTTTCTCTAAGCGTTAAAAATTTTCCTATTGGTATGCCCGCGTCTCTAAGCAAACGCTTCATCACATCTTTGTCCATTCCAACCGCTGAACCTAAAACACTTGCTCCAACAAAAGGAATATTGGCAAGTTTCAGCAAACCTTGCATTGTTCCGTCCTCACCAAACGGGCCATGCAAAATTGGAAAAACTACATCAATAGATTTCTCTGATTCGTGAGTATCCAGGTTTGCTATTTTTCCGTCGCTTTGTGGAACTAGCGCAACGCTCTGGCTTGTTTCGTTATTGAGTTTGATTAACTTTGGATTTCCACTATTTAAGAGAAATTTTGAACTATCCGCCAAAAACCATTTTCCTTTTTTGTCTACGCCAATAAGAACAGGCTCGTATTTATCCTGATCAATTGCTTCTATGACATTTTTGGCGGACTGCAAAGAAACTTCGTGCTCCGCCGATTTTCCGCCAAAAATGATTCCAACTTTTATCTTCTTTTTCATAAAACTATTTAATCAATAGATCGTATTGGCAAACGAGGGAACAAATGAAGAAAAACTTCATTGGTTCAAAAAAAAGTCGGTTCGAACTTTCAAATTAAGGATCGAACTGGACTTTTTGAGCCACGCGGAGCGTGGAAAAACCTTTTGGATTCGGGAATTA
This region includes:
- the ddlA gene encoding D-alanine--D-alanine ligase, translated to MKKKIKVGIIFGGKSAEHEVSLQSAKNVIEAIDQDKYEPVLIGVDKKGKWFLADSSKFLLNSGNPKLIKLNNETSQSVALVPQSDGKIANLDTHESEKSIDVVFPILHGPFGEDGTMQGLLKLANIPFVGASVLGSAVGMDKDVMKRLLRDAGIPIGKFLTLREKEIPIYDEVVKNLGLPFFVKPANMGSSVGISKVIEEKDFKTAIGEAFKYDRKILIEENIAGREIECSVLGNDDPIASIPGEVIPNHDFYSYEAKYLDEYGAAFEIPAKLPDDIVKKVQELAVKTFKTLTCEGLGRIDFFLKKNGDVLIDEINTIPGFTSISMYPKLWEASGISYTELIDRLIQLAFERFEKEQKLKTFYDAK